Sequence from the Borreliella spielmanii genome:
TTTAATTTTTCCTTTAGTGTTTCGTAATAAGAAATTTTACTTTCATCTATAATTGAATTTTGTTCAACATTAGTATTTATTTTTTTTGTTAAAACTCTTTTTTTAAATTTTATTGCCATAAAAAATCTCCTTTATTCCTAGAAAAACTTTCTTGAAATACATTTTGCATACATATAAAAAATTTTATCAACAATGTATTTAATTGACAGAACTGTTATTGTTTTAAATTTTTTAAAATCCATTTAATAATTAGTCCTTCATCAGAATATTTTTTATTGTAAAATTTATATACATGTTTTTCCAAATTTAAAAATTTATTCACAAGTGCTTTATTATAAGGTGTATCCATCTTTTCTTTTTTTAATAAACGAAATAATCCTCTTAAATAGCAAAAAACACTGCCGGTTTTAAATCTAAATTCTATGTAATATGTTTTTGAAAATGTATATGCTTTTTTAACTCCGTCTAATTCATAATGTACAAGAATATTTCTTATTGGTTTTCTATAACCATAAAAAATCCCTAAAAATTTATCCCCCTCTTGTATAGGATATAGATAAAGCTTTTGAATTTCTGATTCATTTAATAATTTTTTAAAAAAAACCATACACCGGTGTTTTTTATCATTTACTACTTTATAAATGTCCTTTAGTATTTTTGTATGATAAATATTTCTATCCTTTTTTTGTTCTTTCATTAGAAAAATATTTTTTTTATCAAATTTAAAATTTTGTTCTTCTGTTTTTGTAGTTTTTAATAAATTCCCCACATTTAATCCTTATATAGCTTTTTTATCTAATTCTTTTAAATCAAATAAACTTTTTTGTTTTTTTATTAGTTCTAATAATTCATGATAATACGTATTAAATACCTTATTATATTCTAATTTCTTTTTGCTATTTAAATATTTTTTTATAATCGGCTTTAAAAGCTCAATGTTTGCCTTTTCTTTTAGTTGTTCAATGAGTATATTGAAAATGTTTGTTTTTAAACTATCATAATTTTTTTGGGGATT
This genomic interval carries:
- a CDS encoding DUF226 domain-containing protein produces the protein MGNLLKTTKTEEQNFKFDKKNIFLMKEQKKDRNIYHTKILKDIYKVVNDKKHRCMVFFKKLLNESEIQKLYLYPIQEGDKFLGIFYGYRKPIRNILVHYELDGVKKAYTFSKTYYIEFRFKTGSVFCYLRGLFRLLKKEKMDTPYNKALVNKFLNLEKHVYKFYNKKYSDEGLIIKWILKNLKQ
- a CDS encoding plasmid maintenance protein — encoded protein: FEKNGYNTKQLEINFKKTYENYKYKPHFIIEYQKYNDLSNIKRKLEKSIEINQENPQKNYDSLKTNIFNILIEQLKEKANIELLKPIIKKYLNSKKKLEYNKVFNTYYHELLELIKKQKSLFDLKELDKKAI